The Bacteroidota bacterium genome window below encodes:
- a CDS encoding cytochrome P450: MDSKPKNILEPPGPKHKFLGANAYLSFLTDGLSFLTKLHKEFGDIVMLKASGHRIYLIADLKYIDHILVRDPENFTKGVGFQRGRIILGNGILTSEGPFHHSQRKMINPAFHRSRWELYFSIVRKCVHNLIADWKERIKKENVLEMHEEMLNLFVEIIFSTTFSEDKNKRLCDCAKKFGDLFHKLNPIYLLDPHKALKLPFPSINRIKKAKEELDNEIYKIIDKRQKENIKRDDILGIMLDARDEEGKPMSREQLYDEIFTVYMAGTDTSAKVMTWGFYLLDQNKNDAGKFLKEVDDVIGKRDIEFEDFEKLTFTRLVLNETMRMYPPVWLLPRTAEKDFYLDDYLIHKDSSIFITPYLLQRNPKYFENPERFDPERFNPERKKSIKKFSFIPFGAGQRVCIGEGFAMLHGAVILSLISREFKMTLKKGHKIKLSSSLTLRPKYGVKMVVEVK; this comes from the coding sequence TTGGATAGTAAACCCAAAAATATTCTCGAACCGCCGGGACCGAAGCATAAATTTCTTGGGGCAAATGCTTACCTCTCATTCCTTACGGACGGCTTAAGTTTCCTTACAAAACTTCACAAAGAATTCGGTGATATTGTAATGCTTAAGGCATCAGGCCACAGAATTTATCTCATTGCCGATTTAAAATACATTGACCATATCTTAGTAAGAGACCCTGAAAATTTCACAAAAGGAGTCGGCTTTCAGCGCGGACGCATAATTCTCGGTAACGGAATTCTGACAAGCGAGGGACCGTTTCATCATTCACAAAGGAAGATGATAAATCCCGCCTTTCACCGTTCAAGATGGGAGCTGTATTTCAGCATCGTACGAAAGTGTGTTCATAATTTAATTGCAGACTGGAAGGAACGGATAAAAAAGGAAAATGTTCTTGAGATGCATGAAGAAATGCTGAACTTATTTGTCGAAATTATTTTCTCAACGACTTTTTCAGAAGATAAAAATAAAAGGCTCTGTGACTGCGCGAAGAAATTCGGAGATCTTTTTCATAAACTGAATCCTATTTATTTATTAGATCCGCATAAGGCTTTGAAACTTCCTTTCCCTTCTATTAACAGAATTAAGAAAGCAAAGGAAGAGTTAGATAACGAAATTTATAAAATTATTGATAAGCGTCAAAAGGAAAATATAAAACGTGATGATATACTTGGAATAATGCTCGATGCCCGCGATGAAGAAGGAAAGCCGATGTCGCGCGAGCAACTTTACGATGAAATATTCACAGTGTATATGGCAGGAACTGATACCAGCGCAAAGGTAATGACGTGGGGATTTTATTTACTTGATCAGAATAAAAATGATGCCGGAAAATTTCTTAAAGAAGTAGATGATGTCATAGGTAAAAGAGATATTGAATTTGAAGATTTTGAAAAACTGACTTTTACGAGACTTGTTCTGAATGAAACAATGAGAATGTATCCGCCTGTATGGCTGCTTCCAAGGACTGCAGAGAAAGATTTTTATTTAGATGATTATCTTATTCATAAAGACAGCTCGATTTTTATCACTCCGTATTTACTGCAAAGAAATCCGAAGTACTTTGAAAATCCCGAGAGGTTTGACCCCGAAAGATTTAATCCGGAAAGAAAGAAAAGTATAAAAAAATTCAGCTTTATTCCGTTCGGTGCGGGACAGAGAGTTTGTATAGGCGAAGGATTTGCAATGCTGCACGGAGCAGTAATACTATCTTTAATAAGCAGGGAGTTTAAGATGACTTTAAAGAAAGGACATAAGATAAAACTTTCATCTTCTCTTACACTTAGACCAAAGTACGGAGTTAAAATGGTTGTTGAAGTTAAGTAG
- a CDS encoding ABC transporter permease, giving the protein MISILKNELTKIKREKINYLIIFISLFIPLLNFLLTVNLRARAKDPSIFTIDYYFNNNVTYLSIIFGPMLIAFVGIYLFLKEYKDDTLKMLLLTPLTKNKIFWGKLLFTLLFGMCVVMISFLFSIPLAMIGGFQGMSGEIIWVYFIKHFKAGFLLVSFIPFTFFITLLFRNILFALFVSLMCMISGFLIVGSKYTPYYPWSASVLLNAQQTEINLLIPIATLTLNFVLFAILSYIKFTKQEV; this is encoded by the coding sequence ATGATATCAATATTAAAAAATGAACTGACGAAAATTAAGCGGGAAAAAATAAATTATCTTATAATTTTTATTTCGCTTTTTATTCCTCTGTTAAATTTTTTGCTTACAGTAAATTTGCGCGCACGGGCAAAAGATCCTTCAATATTTACAATTGATTATTACTTTAATAATAATGTAACATATTTATCTATTATATTCGGACCGATGCTAATAGCGTTTGTCGGGATTTATTTGTTTTTGAAAGAGTATAAAGACGATACTTTAAAAATGCTGCTGCTGACTCCGTTAACAAAAAACAAAATATTCTGGGGGAAATTGTTATTTACACTTTTATTCGGAATGTGTGTTGTGATGATTTCATTTTTATTTTCCATTCCACTTGCAATGATTGGTGGTTTTCAGGGAATGAGCGGAGAGATTATATGGGTATATTTCATAAAGCATTTTAAAGCGGGGTTTTTACTGGTCTCATTTATTCCGTTCACATTTTTTATAACGCTGCTGTTCAGAAATATTTTGTTCGCCTTGTTCGTTTCGCTGATGTGCATGATTTCGGGATTTCTTATAGTAGGCAGCAAATATACACCTTATTATCCATGGTCTGCATCTGTATTGTTAAATGCTCAGCAAACCGAAATTAATTTATTAATACCAATAGCAACGCTGACTTTAAATTTTGTTTTATTTGCAATACTTTCGTATATAAAATTTACAAAACAGGAAGTTTAA
- a CDS encoding YhcH/YjgK/YiaL family protein, whose product MITDNIKNAAQYFSYGNRFQKALEYLQVTDFGLIENGTHELDGKNIFAIVSEYDTKPMEEGKWESHKKYYDVQFVASGEEKIGYVYKEKVKILQEYDEENDYMLWDGEGDFLTAKAGDFLILGPDDVHMPSIQINGPSKVKKVVVKVLI is encoded by the coding sequence ATGATCACAGATAACATAAAAAATGCCGCGCAGTATTTTTCTTACGGGAACAGATTTCAGAAAGCCCTGGAGTATTTACAGGTAACGGATTTCGGATTAATAGAAAACGGCACCCATGAACTTGACGGTAAAAATATTTTTGCAATAGTAAGTGAGTACGATACAAAACCAATGGAAGAAGGAAAGTGGGAATCACACAAGAAATATTATGACGTGCAGTTCGTCGCAAGCGGCGAAGAGAAGATAGGATATGTTTACAAAGAAAAAGTAAAAATATTACAGGAATATGATGAAGAAAATGATTACATGCTTTGGGACGGCGAAGGGGATTTTTTGACTGCAAAGGCAGGGGATTTTTTAATCCTCGGTCCCGATGACGTGCACATGCCTTCAATTCAGATAAACGGACCCTCAAAAGTAAAAAAAGTTGTGGTAAAAGTTTTAATATAA
- a CDS encoding DUF433 domain-containing protein, with product MQRVTVNPEICNGKPTIRGLRITVKTILEYLAAGDSVENILKAYPVLEAEDIKAALDFAAKSMDRELTSFKTVA from the coding sequence ATGCAAAGAGTAACAGTAAATCCAGAAATTTGTAACGGCAAACCTACAATCAGAGGTTTAAGAATTACCGTTAAGACAATTCTTGAATATCTTGCTGCAGGTGATTCAGTTGAAAATATTCTTAAGGCATATCCTGTTCTGGAAGCTGAGGATATAAAAGCTGCATTGGATTTTGCTGCGAAGTCAATGGATAGAGAGCTCACTTCTTTCAAAACAGTTGCGTAA
- the rsmA gene encoding 16S rRNA (adenine(1518)-N(6)/adenine(1519)-N(6))-dimethyltransferase RsmA: protein MKELREFNVELKRELTNASDKFQKYRPKKFLGQNFLVDENIAKKIVASLDIQKDDYLIEIGPGQSSLTKYLITLTDSFVAVELDKHIVEKLRAEGKIDVIHKDFLDLDFDKDIPKFIDKTKKLKIIGNIPYNITSQILFMLFDNAERVDSALLMMQKEVAKRLTAVPNTKDYGILAIQTQVFTNPKLLFNVPPTAFFPKPKIDSTVVKFEFHKVKHKIENYPLFKSLVKASFGQRRKTMRNSLKKFFEDNKLSFDNFDFDFSRRAESVSIDEYIKLNEAINKQFV, encoded by the coding sequence ATGAAAGAGCTTAGAGAATTTAATGTTGAGTTAAAAAGAGAACTTACGAATGCATCGGATAAGTTTCAAAAATACCGTCCGAAAAAATTTTTAGGGCAGAATTTTCTGGTAGATGAAAATATAGCTAAGAAAATTGTTGCTTCGCTTGATATTCAGAAAGATGATTACTTAATTGAGATCGGTCCAGGACAGTCATCTCTTACTAAATATCTTATCACTCTCACAGATAGTTTTGTAGCCGTTGAGCTTGATAAACATATTGTAGAAAAGCTTAGAGCAGAAGGCAAAATTGATGTAATTCACAAAGACTTCCTTGACCTGGATTTTGACAAGGACATTCCGAAGTTTATCGATAAAACAAAGAAGCTTAAAATAATCGGCAACATTCCGTATAACATAACTTCCCAGATTTTATTTATGCTGTTTGACAACGCCGAGAGAGTAGATTCTGCCTTACTGATGATGCAGAAGGAAGTTGCGAAGAGACTGACTGCCGTACCCAATACAAAAGATTACGGAATACTTGCTATACAAACGCAGGTTTTTACCAATCCAAAATTATTATTCAACGTTCCGCCGACTGCATTTTTTCCAAAGCCGAAGATAGATTCAACAGTAGTAAAATTTGAGTTTCATAAAGTGAAACATAAAATTGAAAATTATCCTTTGTTTAAGAGTCTTGTGAAGGCAAGTTTTGGCCAGCGAAGAAAGACAATGCGAAACTCATTAAAGAAATTTTTTGAAGATAATAAACTCAGCTTTGATAATTTTGATTTTGATTTCAGCAGAAGAGCTGAAAGTGTTTCGATAGATGAGTATATAAAATTAAATGAAGCAATAAATAAGCAGTTTGTTTAA
- a CDS encoding ATP-binding cassette domain-containing protein gives MENYIIETKDINKSYGREQILFDVNLKIPEGSIFGFLGKNGAGKTTTLKIITGLIKQSSGECLVFGKNIKNERVEILKSTGAIIESPGFYSNLTAKENLLLFQSYYGNKDAGRVNECLDIVELHSENKTYEKFSLGMKQRLGIAFALLNKPRLLILDEPTNGLDPEGIIKIRELIKRFSKEFGITILISSHILTEVQQIATHIGIIDKGKLIQQGRVEDMFNDDVREYTISVSDLLNMKSLIPLAEINEEKNELRIKCSKQEASRILKTILENNIEIYSMTYNNNLEDLFFNLTAGK, from the coding sequence ATGGAAAATTACATAATTGAAACAAAAGATATCAATAAATCTTACGGGCGGGAGCAGATTTTATTTGATGTGAATCTTAAAATCCCCGAAGGTTCCATATTCGGCTTTCTTGGGAAAAACGGAGCGGGCAAAACAACTACGCTTAAGATTATAACAGGCTTAATAAAACAGAGTTCAGGTGAGTGTCTTGTGTTTGGAAAAAATATCAAAAATGAGCGAGTAGAAATTTTAAAAAGCACAGGAGCAATAATAGAGTCACCGGGATTTTATTCAAATCTTACTGCAAAAGAAAATCTACTGTTGTTCCAGTCATATTATGGAAATAAAGACGCAGGTAGAGTAAACGAATGCCTTGATATAGTTGAGCTTCACAGCGAAAACAAGACCTATGAAAAATTTTCACTTGGAATGAAGCAGAGACTTGGAATCGCTTTCGCATTATTGAACAAGCCCAGGTTGTTAATTCTGGATGAACCTACTAACGGACTTGACCCTGAAGGAATAATAAAAATAAGAGAGCTTATAAAAAGATTTTCAAAGGAATTCGGAATAACTATACTTATCTCAAGTCATATATTAACTGAAGTTCAGCAGATTGCAACACATATAGGAATTATTGATAAAGGAAAGCTGATACAGCAGGGAAGAGTGGAAGATATGTTCAATGACGATGTAAGAGAATACACAATAAGTGTTTCAGACTTACTGAATATGAAGAGTTTAATTCCATTGGCAGAAATAAACGAAGAGAAGAATGAACTTAGAATAAAATGTTCAAAGCAGGAAGCTAGCAGGATTTTAAAAACAATACTTGAGAACAATATTGAAATTTACTCGATGACATATAATAATAATCTTGAAGATCTATTTTTTAATTTAACCGCCGGGAAATAG
- a CDS encoding penicillin acylase family protein: MKKFLSGVYGYLILIIVAGVTLFFLFSNLTKKSFYPETGNFKVKGISKTVTVYKDDFGVSHVSAENEADMYYTMGYMHAQDRLWQMDISRRVAEGKLSEIFGKDALEYDKLFRTIGINRIVKQLYAQISPKSKEILQQYANGVNYFIGTHSQKLPLEFDILNYKPYEWKPEHSLMIVRLMGWELNISWYTDFLFGEIVKKFGYEKAKEFFPNYPEDKPFIISDNKDKAGEKIDTLNIKKTPPKTQPVEKTKPKKKTADASIEDGYKNLVDLGSDFYKTTIDAKTFLGIEGTHIGSNSWVVGGKKTESKKPILANDPHLSLSTPAKWYEIHLYNKQNNSNVSGFSLPGCPLIVIGHNDVISWGITNLMNDDSDFYILNRDSSDNKKYVYNNTSLPIDSLNESIKIKDINDEYDLTVFETKLGPVISNLSSAGFSSKLKFTSASNQIVTFRWTGFEMSDEIQSFYDLNSSKNFDQFKNSFRTYNLPALNFTYADTNGNIGYQAAGKVPIRKNLTDENMAFYPSNGEIEWTGFIPYNELPNSYNPKEDYIITANNKPEKNYKYYISNLYEPYYRAQRIEDLLNQRNNFTAEEIKLIQRDVYSLQAKEFCKYLFDAYANVKTVDKQELYFLDQLKKWDYELKYVSPLASVYSQFEIELYRNIYKEKLGDNLFRDYLFVKNIPVRNTSKLLAENKSWLFESLSRDFLLRKSFVDAINALKKKFGTDDMSKWAWGNIHEVLLKHPLGSVPALSNVLNIGPFEIGGSGTTIACAEYSFSSALEKGTYDVFLGSSMRMIVDLGDQKKYFTIIPTGQSGQPLHENFSDQARRWLNGDYKIVITDFNKMKEAGYKTITLIPE, encoded by the coding sequence TTGAAAAAATTTCTTTCCGGAGTTTACGGATATCTTATATTAATCATCGTTGCAGGAGTAACTCTCTTCTTTTTATTCAGCAATCTCACAAAAAAATCTTTTTATCCTGAAACAGGGAATTTCAAAGTTAAAGGAATTTCCAAAACTGTTACTGTGTACAAAGATGATTTTGGTGTATCGCATGTAAGCGCTGAGAACGAAGCAGATATGTATTACACAATGGGATATATGCATGCGCAGGACAGGCTTTGGCAGATGGATATATCACGAAGAGTTGCAGAGGGAAAGCTCTCCGAAATTTTTGGCAAAGACGCTCTTGAATATGACAAGCTTTTCAGAACAATCGGTATTAACCGAATTGTAAAGCAGTTGTATGCGCAGATATCTCCTAAGTCAAAAGAAATTTTGCAGCAATATGCCAACGGAGTAAATTATTTTATCGGCACTCACTCACAAAAGCTTCCGCTTGAGTTCGATATTTTAAACTACAAACCTTACGAATGGAAACCTGAGCATTCATTAATGATTGTAAGATTAATGGGCTGGGAGCTGAACATTTCGTGGTACACAGATTTTCTTTTCGGTGAGATTGTAAAGAAATTCGGATATGAGAAAGCAAAAGAGTTTTTTCCAAATTATCCTGAAGATAAACCATTTATAATTTCCGATAACAAAGATAAGGCGGGGGAAAAAATTGACACATTAAATATTAAGAAGACTCCACCAAAAACTCAGCCTGTTGAGAAAACCAAGCCAAAGAAAAAGACAGCTGATGCTTCAATTGAAGACGGATACAAAAACCTTGTTGATTTAGGAAGTGACTTTTACAAAACAACAATTGATGCAAAAACTTTTTTGGGAATTGAAGGCACTCACATCGGAAGTAATTCGTGGGTAGTCGGCGGCAAAAAAACTGAAAGCAAAAAACCGATATTAGCAAACGACCCGCACTTATCTTTATCTACTCCTGCGAAGTGGTACGAAATTCATTTATACAATAAGCAAAACAATTCAAATGTAAGCGGCTTCTCTTTACCGGGATGTCCTTTAATTGTCATAGGACATAATGATGTTATAAGCTGGGGCATTACGAACTTAATGAACGACGATTCTGATTTTTATATTCTTAACAGAGATTCATCTGATAATAAAAAATATGTTTACAATAACACTTCTCTGCCAATTGATTCTTTAAATGAGAGTATTAAGATTAAAGATATTAACGATGAGTATGATCTGACGGTTTTTGAAACAAAGCTCGGACCTGTAATTTCAAATTTAAGTTCGGCGGGATTTTCGTCAAAGCTGAAATTCACAAGCGCTTCAAACCAGATTGTAACTTTCAGATGGACAGGGTTTGAAATGTCAGATGAAATTCAGAGTTTTTACGATCTGAACTCATCAAAAAATTTCGACCAGTTTAAAAATTCTTTCAGGACTTATAATCTTCCTGCTTTGAATTTCACTTATGCAGATACAAACGGAAATATAGGATATCAGGCAGCGGGGAAAGTCCCAATAAGAAAAAATCTCACCGATGAAAACATGGCATTCTATCCGTCCAACGGTGAAATAGAGTGGACGGGATTTATTCCGTATAATGAGCTGCCGAATTCATACAATCCGAAAGAAGATTACATTATAACTGCAAACAACAAGCCTGAGAAGAATTACAAATATTATATTTCAAATCTGTACGAACCGTATTACAGAGCGCAGAGGATAGAAGACTTACTTAACCAAAGAAACAATTTCACAGCTGAAGAAATAAAACTAATTCAGAGAGATGTTTACTCGCTTCAGGCAAAAGAGTTTTGTAAATATTTATTCGATGCATATGCCAATGTGAAGACAGTAGATAAGCAGGAACTGTACTTTCTTGATCAGTTAAAGAAATGGGATTATGAATTGAAATATGTTTCTCCGCTTGCTTCTGTTTACTCGCAATTTGAAATTGAGCTCTACAGAAACATATACAAAGAAAAACTTGGCGATAATTTATTCAGAGATTATTTATTTGTAAAAAATATTCCGGTTAGAAACACAAGCAAGCTGCTTGCGGAAAATAAATCATGGCTGTTTGAAAGTCTTTCACGGGATTTTCTGCTCAGAAAAAGTTTTGTTGATGCTATTAATGCTTTGAAGAAAAAATTCGGTACCGACGATATGAGCAAATGGGCATGGGGAAATATACATGAAGTTTTGTTAAAGCATCCATTAGGAAGCGTACCAGCATTGAGCAATGTTTTGAATATTGGACCATTTGAAATCGGAGGAAGCGGAACTACTATAGCATGCGCAGAGTACAGTTTCAGCAGCGCATTGGAGAAAGGTACGTATGATGTATTTCTCGGTTCATCTATGAGAATGATTGTGGACCTGGGAGATCAAAAAAAATATTTTACGATTATTCCGACCGGACAATCAGGCCAACCGCTGCATGAAAACTTCAGTGACCAGGCAAGAAGATGGCTAAACGGCGATTACAAAATTGTGATAACTGATTTTAACAAAATGAAAGAAGCGGGATATAAAACTATCACGCTTATACCGGAATAA
- a CDS encoding DUF4292 domain-containing protein, giving the protein MKKYLLIIFFIAFSLPVFAQEIDEFYTGTTEAENQILDIMKEVNRRSDLTDNILSEGEVKIKAPGMDESASIEVRARKKNDLWFKIDGPLGVDVATGYFGRNNFTYLNALNDYSITGPTNQANISAVVRMKVYYDDLMNAFTGTMKIVKFKNDVMALSESGLYYTLIFTTTSDKGIIINRKYYVDKSTYVVNKCEYTNLKGDIISAINFSNIVSSGDGWHAKTIQASNPKKGEYVTLTFEKYSTNQMNLSFYVSIPSGTKKKVWTN; this is encoded by the coding sequence ATGAAGAAATATCTACTTATAATTTTTTTCATCGCGTTTTCCCTTCCTGTTTTTGCGCAGGAAATTGACGAGTTTTACACCGGAACAACGGAAGCAGAAAATCAGATACTTGATATTATGAAAGAAGTGAACCGAAGAAGTGATTTGACCGACAATATTCTTTCCGAAGGTGAAGTAAAAATCAAAGCTCCGGGAATGGATGAGTCTGCTTCAATTGAAGTAAGAGCAAGAAAGAAAAATGATCTGTGGTTTAAGATAGATGGTCCTCTGGGTGTAGATGTTGCAACAGGTTATTTCGGAAGAAACAATTTTACTTATCTCAATGCACTCAATGATTATTCCATTACGGGACCGACGAACCAGGCAAACATCAGCGCAGTTGTCCGAATGAAAGTTTATTATGATGATTTAATGAATGCATTCACGGGTACAATGAAGATTGTTAAATTTAAAAACGATGTGATGGCACTATCCGAATCAGGTTTATATTATACTCTTATATTTACTACAACCAGCGACAAAGGAATAATCATAAACAGAAAATATTACGTAGATAAATCTACTTATGTTGTAAATAAATGTGAATACACTAACCTTAAAGGGGATATAATTTCCGCTATAAATTTTTCTAACATTGTGAGCAGCGGTGACGGGTGGCATGCTAAAACTATTCAGGCAAGCAATCCGAAGAAAGGCGAGTACGTAACATTAACCTTTGAAAAATATTCAACTAACCAAATGAACTTAAGTTTTTATGTTTCAATACCAAGCGGCACTAAAAAGAAGGTCTGGACAAATTAA
- a CDS encoding tetratricopeptide repeat protein has product MKRLIIFFLFVSLKVFGQNTPEEMMDMGNQYFANGNPKKAAEYYSQYINTYKDSARGYTARGNAYVLLHDFKSALVDFKMALYLDPNSARAYAGRGTTYFFIGNTKEAIEDMNKSIELDPESLMSYQTLASIYTAESKYDLAMTVIDKSISINSSDGENYRIKGTLYFYMNDTAKAISTLDKAIETAPQNPKMYTTRGALYKDIGKLDLAMTDYDKALVINPNDAEALARKGIVYLLQKKYKEAVEYMEKGLSFDPNMESGIKQYLDQAKANLKK; this is encoded by the coding sequence ATGAAAAGGTTAATCATATTTTTTCTGTTTGTATCGTTAAAAGTGTTTGGGCAAAACACCCCCGAAGAAATGATGGATATGGGCAATCAATATTTCGCAAACGGCAATCCTAAAAAAGCAGCAGAGTACTACTCGCAATACATCAATACTTATAAAGATAGCGCCCGAGGCTATACGGCAAGGGGAAATGCTTATGTTTTACTTCACGATTTTAAATCTGCGCTTGTTGATTTTAAAATGGCTCTTTATCTTGACCCTAACTCTGCCCGTGCATATGCAGGAAGAGGCACAACATACTTTTTTATAGGAAATACAAAAGAAGCAATTGAAGATATGAATAAATCAATTGAGCTGGACCCGGAATCTTTAATGTCATACCAGACCCTTGCAAGTATTTATACGGCTGAATCAAAATATGATTTAGCAATGACGGTGATTGATAAATCAATAAGTATAAATTCATCTGACGGAGAAAATTACAGGATTAAAGGTACTTTGTATTTTTATATGAATGATACTGCCAAAGCAATTTCGACTTTAGATAAAGCAATTGAAACTGCTCCGCAAAATCCTAAAATGTACACAACACGCGGGGCATTATATAAAGATATCGGTAAGCTGGATTTAGCAATGACTGATTACGATAAAGCGCTGGTGATAAATCCAAACGATGCAGAAGCGCTTGCAAGAAAAGGAATTGTTTATCTATTACAGAAAAAATATAAAGAAGCAGTTGAGTATATGGAAAAAGGATTGAGCTTTGACCCAAATATGGAGAGCGGGATAAAGCAGTATTTAGACCAGGCAAAAGCAAATTTAAAAAAATAA
- a CDS encoding lysophospholipid acyltransferase family protein, with the protein MNEFPTELISKKDFTQFLNLQDSKLKFLVPGIMKLLKLDKLNDFYGPVSQLHGNEFIEKGFERLGIKYEISQSDLDKIPKEGPFIVTSNHPLGVIDGFTMINVFTKIRPDFKVVADKLFLGVPQIVPHLIIVDAFSDNKIASNSSTIKDLLTYVKNGGSIGLFPAGDVSHFQTKNFKVEDKAWSPVLGKIISRLKAPVLPMYCSGRNSIMYQFYAMLQDNIRLAKLPSEMLNKKGTITKIKLGEIMQPEELGKFTSNEELINFLREKTYALENT; encoded by the coding sequence TTGAACGAATTCCCTACAGAACTAATATCAAAAAAAGATTTCACTCAATTTCTTAATCTTCAGGACAGCAAACTAAAATTTCTTGTTCCGGGAATTATGAAATTATTAAAGCTCGATAAGCTGAATGATTTCTATGGACCCGTCTCGCAACTGCATGGAAATGAATTCATCGAAAAAGGATTTGAACGGCTGGGAATAAAATATGAAATAAGCCAAAGCGATTTAGATAAAATTCCGAAAGAAGGTCCGTTCATTGTTACATCAAATCACCCGCTCGGAGTAATAGACGGCTTCACAATGATTAACGTGTTTACCAAAATCCGCCCCGATTTTAAAGTTGTAGCAGATAAGCTATTTCTCGGAGTGCCGCAGATTGTTCCTCACTTAATTATCGTCGATGCCTTCAGCGATAATAAAATCGCTTCAAATTCTTCCACTATAAAAGATTTACTTACCTACGTAAAAAACGGCGGAAGCATCGGACTTTTTCCTGCGGGAGATGTGTCTCACTTTCAGACAAAAAATTTTAAAGTTGAAGATAAAGCCTGGAGTCCCGTACTGGGAAAAATTATTTCAAGGTTAAAAGCTCCTGTACTCCCTATGTACTGCTCGGGAAGGAACAGCATTATGTATCAGTTCTATGCAATGCTTCAGGATAATATCAGGCTTGCAAAGCTGCCATCAGAAATGCTGAACAAAAAAGGTACGATTACAAAAATAAAATTAGGGGAGATTATGCAGCCGGAAGAGCTTGGGAAGTTTACGTCTAATGAAGAGCTTATTAATTTTCTGAGAGAAAAAACTTACGCTTTAGAGAATACTTAA
- a CDS encoding DUF5615 family PIN-like protein, translating into MKFLVDVNLPKYFAFFNSPDFVHLMDINPQMSDTNVWNYAKKNSLIILTKDSDFYYKSISEEKSVKVIYFRLGNQKLSELHSYFTKNWDLIKNQIEHNWLILASNDEIEIIL; encoded by the coding sequence ATGAAATTTCTTGTAGATGTAAACCTTCCTAAATATTTTGCTTTCTTCAATTCTCCTGATTTTGTACATCTTATGGATATAAATCCCCAAATGTCAGATACAAATGTTTGGAACTATGCTAAGAAAAATAGTCTTATTATCTTAACCAAGGATTCAGATTTTTATTATAAATCAATTTCTGAAGAAAAATCTGTTAAAGTAATTTACTTCAGATTAGGAAATCAGAAACTCTCAGAACTGCATTCATACTTTACAAAAAATTGGGACTTAATAAAAAATCAAATTGAACATAACTGGCTAATATTGGCTTCTAATGACGAAATTGAAATAATTTTATAA